A single genomic interval of Helianthus annuus cultivar XRQ/B chromosome 6, HanXRQr2.0-SUNRISE, whole genome shotgun sequence harbors:
- the LOC110944890 gene encoding uncharacterized protein LOC110944890 — protein MDLHLRFLNWLGMLWEKMFVMLLRNSSKVCISKIIKNRIKEGLADIVSINQSAFVPGRRISDNILLTQELMHNFHRKIGPPRCAFKVDIQKAYDTVEWSFLEKTLLGFRFHPKIVKWIIACVSSTSFSLAINGSLYGYFKGRRGLRQGDPMSLYLFTLVMEVLSLILQNQVSLSSEFRFHNKCEKQRIINLCFADDLFLFARRHPRSARVVMGALNQFQNMSGLVPSMAKSMVYFGNVTEGVKDRIKSIMNIEEGELPVRYLGVPLISTRLHHKDCKRLIECLDARITDWKNKCLSFVGRLQLIKSVLSSMHVFWASVFVLPKRIIHEIEERMRRFLWNQGNNIKGKVKVKWKSVCLPKSEGGLGIRRVGDMNNALMVNHIWSLLSLRESLWVRWIHSYRIRNRSFWDIPVGSNIACSLRKMLGLRPLIRDHVWINVGSGTKTFAWFDKWDAVCPIARILTPRIIANAGFNMNTKLAEVYADGAWLWPNTWMDRFPALAQIQIGELDQMRQDKIEWQTNSGHRLEFNTAIVWNDIRFYQNEVPWANLVWFPQAIPRHSFLTWLFVQRKLKTQDFMSRWISSGNANYNLMCCSLCSSCPDSHGHLFFECGYATTVWNGAKGKADMADLDNDWNTIFQHLLTIAYSKTARNIIAKILVSASTYFIWEERNRRLFSSRKRNACQLVEVILSTVRLKLHTMRFKTTPSTIQVLQEWALPRGLLVPDDDCG, from the exons ATGGATTTACATCTACGTTTTTTAAATTGGCTTGGAATGTTGTGGGAGAAGATGTTTGTCATGCTGTTAAGGAATTCTTCCAAAGTG TGTATCAGCAAGATTATTAAGAATCGAATTAAGGAAGGGTTGGCTGATATTGTTAGCATAAATCAGTCGGCTTTTGTCCCGGGTCGAAGAATCTCAGATAATATTTTGCTAACACAAGAGCTTATGCATAATTTTCATCGTAAGATTGGTCCGCCAAGATGTGCTTTTAAAGTTGATATTCAGAAGGCATATGATACGGTCGAATGGAGCTTTCTAGAGAAGACTTTATTGGGTTTCCGCTTCCATCCGAAGATAGTAAAATGGATTATTGCTTGTGTTTCGTCAACCTCGTTTTCATTGGCGATTAATGGTAGTCTTTATGGGTATTTTAAAGGACGTCGGGGGCTTAGACAAGGTGATCCAATGTCTCTGTATCTGTTTACGTTGGTCATGGAGGTGCTCTCATTGATCCTACAAAATCAGGTATCTCTATCGTCAGAATTTAGATTCCATAACAAATGTGAAAAACAAAGAATCATAAACCTCTGCTTTGCGGATGACTTGTTCCTTTTTGCAAGAAGGCACCCTAGATCAGCTAGAGTTGTGATGGGAGCCTTAAATCAATTCCAGAATATGTCGGGTCTTGTGCCGAGTATGGCAAAGAGTATGGTGTATTTTGGTAATGTGACCGAAGGCGTGAAGGATCGGATTAAAAGTATTATGAACATTGAGGAAGGTGAATTACCTGTTAGGTATCTTGGGGTTCCTTTGATATCCACCCGGTTGCATCATAAGGACTGTAAAAGATTAATTGAATGTTTGGATGCTCGTATAACGGATTGGAAAAACAAATGTTTGTCGTTTGTAGGGAGATTGCAACTGATTAAATCGGTCCTTTCGTCTATGCATGTGTTCTGGGCTTCGGTTTTCGTCCTTCCCAAACGAATTATACACGAGATAGAGGAGAGAATGCGACGTTTTTTGTGGAACCAAGGTAATAATATTAAAGGTAAAGTGAAAGTTAAGTGGAAGTCAGTGTGCTTGCCTAAAAGTGAAGGTGGTTTAGGTATTAGAAGAGTTGGAGATATGAATAATGCTCTCATGGTCAATCACATTTGGAGTCTTTTATCTCTAAGGGAGTCGTTATGGGTTAGATGGATTCACTCTTATCGTATTCGCAATAGAAGCTTTTGGGATATCCCGGTTGGAAGCAATATAGCGTGTAGTTTGAGGAAGATGCTTGGGCTTAGGCCTTTGATTAGAGACCATGTTTGGATTAATGTGGGTAGTGGAACCAAAACATTTGCTTGGTTTGACAAATGGGATGCGGTATGCCCGATTGCTAGGATTCTTACTCCGAGAATTATAGCTAATGCGGGATTCAACATGAATACTAAGCTTGCGGAGGTTTATGCTGATGGTGCTTGGCTTTGGCCGAACACATGGATGGATCGATTTCCGGCTCTTGCCCAAATTCAAATAGGTGAATTGGACCAAATGAGACAGGATAAAATTGAATGGCAAACAAATTCGGGTCACCGGTTGGAGTTTAACACGGCTATAGTGTGGAATGATATTCGGTTTTATCAGAATGAAGTGCCATGGGCTAACTTAGTGTGGTTCCCTCAAGCGATCCCCCGTCATTCGTTTCTCACGTGGCTTTTTGTGCAGAGAAAGCTGAAGACTCAGGATTTTATGAGTAGATGGATTTCCTCAGGTAATGCAAATTACAACCTGATGTGTTGCTCGCTTTGCTCCTCGTGTCCGGATTCTCATGGTCACCTTTTTTTCGAGTGTGGTTATGCTACTACGGTTTGGAATGGGGCGAAAGGTAAAGCTGATATGGCCGATTTGGATAATGATTGGAACACTATTTTTCAGCATTTGTTAACTATTGCTTATTCAAAGACAGCGAGAAACATTATAGCGAAGATTCTCGTTAGTGCATCCACATATTTTATTTGGGAAGAAAGGAACAGAAGATTATTTTCATCCAGAAAAAGAAATGCTTGCCAATTGGTAGAGGTCATTCTATCGACAGTAAGGTTGAAGCTTCATACTATGAGATTCAAGACAACCCCTAGCACGATTCAAGTTTTGCAAGAGTGGGCGCTTCCTCGGGGACTTCTGGTTCCTGATGACGACTGCGGCTAA